DNA sequence from the Methylomonas albis genome:
GTCGGCATCGTATTCGCGGATGCGCGATAAGCCCAATTGCATTAGCAAGGCCAAATGCGGCGAAAACAACAGCAGGAATAAACCCGGCCAATTGATTTGAAAGTCAATCTCGCTAAACAACAGTAACGGCAGCGACAGCACTAAAAACAACTGTCCCGTCGCGGCAAACAATGCGGTAATCCGGCTAATCGCGTCGGCCAAGCCCATCACCCGCAAATCGTTATTGGCGATATGCGCCATTTCGTGCGCCAGCACGCTGGATAGTTCCCGCGAATTAAGTTGTTTGAATAAGCCGTCGGTCAAAGCGATAGCCGATTGCTTGCGACTACCGACCGCAAAAGCATTGATTAGAGGGCTGGGAATGTAATACGGTGTCGGCGTATTCGGCAATTCGGCCCGCTCCGCCAACACTTGCAAGATCTGCCACAGCGCCGGCGCCTCTTGGGGATAAATGGGCCGGGCACGGTAAAGACTTAGCGTCAGGCGCCAGGCTGCTGCAGGTTCGAAGATCAGCGCAAACACGCCGGTTGTCAAGGCGATCCAAATGCCTTCCTCTCCAAACAACAGGCTGCCGGCCAATGTGCAGATGGCCAACAGTGCCAACATCAGCAGCGCAGTTTGCAGTCGATTCAGCCAACTATGACGATGCCATGTGATGCTGTGCATAGGCTACTCCAGGCCTGCCCGATACAAGCGGCGGCGCAATTCGTCGATCTCTTCCTGCATATCGGCGACCAGTGCGGCCAGCTCCGGCACCGCTTCGAAATTGCGTTCCAAGCTGACGATGCGGCGGACGCGTACCAAATGCGCGCTGGAAAAACGCCATTCGCTCTGCTGCTGCGGTAGCGGGTTAAGCAAACCTTCTTCAATATGTTTGGCAACCCATTCCGGCTCAACCGCGCAGATTGCCGCCAGTTGCTGTAAAGTCAGGCCGCTGTCTTCCAGAACGGCGTCTATCAGGTTCTCGGCTGATGGCATGCTTTAACTCCTGTGCTGAGCGCGCGGATCGAAAGCCAGCTCGCGCGCCATGGTTTCGTACAGTTCTCGGGCTTTTGGCGCGCTGGCTGGTGGCAATATCACCTGAATATCCAGCAGCAAATCGCCGGGCGTGGCACTGGGAATGCCCTTGCTGCGCAGTCGCAATTGCTGGCCGCTTTGCGTGCCTTCCGGGATGCGCACTTTTAAGCCGGTATCGAATAGATGGACTGGAACCATCGCGCCCAGCGCCGCTTCCCAAGGGGTTAACGGCAGGCTCATGTGCAAATTGCTGCCGTCTACCCGCAAACGCGGGTGTGGATTGAAATGTACTTCTAGCAACAAGTCGCCGGGTTTGCCGTTGCCCATGCCCGGCGCGCCCTGCCCGGCCAAGCGAATAATCTGGCCTTCGTAGACGCCCTTGGGGATTTTTACGTTCAAGGTGCGGGTATCCAAAACCACATGGCCGCCGGCATCCATACGCGGCACTCGCAAGCTGATTTGTCTGGCTGCGCCGTTAAAGGCGTCAGCAATATCCAGCAAGACTTTGGCGTGATGATCCTCGCCTTGAGCATGAAACCCGGCTTGGCTTTCAAATGGCCCGCCGCGCGCTCGGCCCGCGCCCATCTTGCCGAATAATTGGCTGAAAAAGTCGCCGAAGTCGGCGGTGTCGGTGCTGGAAAACTCAAAACCCGCATCCCAGTTCGGTGGTGGATGAAACTCTTGACCCGGTTGATAGCCGCGTCCCAACTGGTCGTAAGCCGCGCGTTTTTCGGTGTCGGATAGCACGGCATAGGCTTCGTTAAGTTCCTTCATGCGGGTCTCTGCATCCGATTCCTTGGAAATGTCCGGATGATATTTGCGCGCCAGCTTGCGGTAGGCTTTTTTGATGTCGGCTAGCACTGCGTCACGATTGACGCCGAGAATCTGGTAGTAATCTTTATATTGCACGCAGGGGCTCCTGTTGATGCTAGGTCGAGGGCTTGGGCGTTATGGTTGCTGCTGATTTATAGCGGATAGCGCAGGCTTATTCAAACGATAAAATGCCGCAGACAAACGCTTCAGTGTTTTGGTCGCAGGTTCTGCCGAGTGTTGGATTGCTTGGCTTTGGTCGCGACTCGGCGCATCCAGGAATAATTGACTGCCACCCCATATTGAGTATTGCTGACAATTATTTTAGCGATTTGCTAAAATAAGGACTCTTGGGGGCGACATGGCTTCGACGTGGGTAGCAAAACCTCAGGTGCATGCCGAGCACAGTACAGCTCGTAAAACCTACTGAAAAAAAGTATTCGCAAATGACGAAAACTACTCAGTGGCCTTAGCAGCTTAAAACCTGCACCACTTCTCTGACCAGATGTACTTATGCGTCTGGAGTTCCTTTCGTGCCCCTCGGGGTATAAAGGGGGCGCTCAGGGATCATATTACATAAGATCGCGCCAGGGCTTAGTTCGGAGCCTGAATCGCTAAATCCAATCGAAATCGCTGTTGATCCTCTTGGCCCGACGGGTAGTCAACAGTTAAATCAAAAGCGCGGGATAAGCATGTAGAGCTTGTGGCGGAGTGCTTGCGGACGCGGGTTCAATTCCCGCCGCCTCCACCAAGTAACCTATTGAAAAATAAAGAAATGTCTATTTATTTTTCGAAACATTGGCGGTAAAGTGGCGTTTACTGATTGCAGTAAACGCCATTAATTGGCATATCTAGAATTATCAGCACCTTTCCCAATCGTTGATCTGTTGAATGTTTGACGATAAATTTAGGCACAACCTAAATTCATAACGAAAAATCTGTGCAAAAACCGCGCAGGCGAGGAGGAGTGATTTTTTGTCATGTCCGCTTTGATTTGTTTAAGGATTTTTAATGCATATCTTTAGTAGATCTATTTTTCTTCTCGCGGCTGTAATTTCCGCTCCTTATGCTTACGCAGCTGATAATTCAATGAAAGTTATCGGCGTAACAGACTTCAAATTTACCCTTAGAGACAAACCGGCTGTATCAATCAATTTTGGCGAGAGCGATACAAACCATTGCAGTGCAACAGTTCAGCGTTCAAAAGTAAAACAGGGATACGCTGCATCATCAGCGAAACGCAGTAACACAGACTTTTCTATTGAATGTAATTGGGACGGCGATTATTTTGTCGAGTCATCAAACCACCTCACCTTCACCGACTTGTCGATTGTTACGCTAGATAAAAATAGCAAAACCTAATCCATCCTGGTTTCGTTCAAACTCGTTGGATTACCATCAAATAAATACCTGGAACGGCACGACGTGGTTGTGCCGATATCGGAAAAAAACTTCAAAAATCTCACCATGAAATAACATCAAGCCGACAACCGGGTAACTGCACTGGCAAACTCAGCATGACCCATCTCACAACCTACAAAGCGGCGTCCCAATTCCAGGCACGCCAACACCGTAGACCCTGAACCGACAAAAGTATCAAGCACCACATCGCCTGGACTGGAGCTTGCCGAAACGATATGCCGCATCAAATCCAAGGGTTTCTCGCACGGATGCTTACCCGGATACCACTGAACCGGC
Encoded proteins:
- a CDS encoding zinc metalloprotease HtpX; amino-acid sequence: MHSITWHRHSWLNRLQTALLMLALLAICTLAGSLLFGEEGIWIALTTGVFALIFEPAAAWRLTLSLYRARPIYPQEAPALWQILQVLAERAELPNTPTPYYIPSPLINAFAVGSRKQSAIALTDGLFKQLNSRELSSVLAHEMAHIANNDLRVMGLADAISRITALFAATGQLFLVLSLPLLLFSEIDFQINWPGLFLLLFSPHLALLMQLGLSRIREYDADLNAAALTGDPLGLAAALAHIEQVSGGWKSILLPGWGNPEPSWLRTHPPTVERVRRLQALNPSRQQLIWQEPFAAPGYGHRLTIRPARWRVGGLWR
- a CDS encoding chaperone modulator CbpM, with the protein product MPSAENLIDAVLEDSGLTLQQLAAICAVEPEWVAKHIEEGLLNPLPQQQSEWRFSSAHLVRVRRIVSLERNFEAVPELAALVADMQEEIDELRRRLYRAGLE
- a CDS encoding DnaJ C-terminal domain-containing protein; translated protein: MQYKDYYQILGVNRDAVLADIKKAYRKLARKYHPDISKESDAETRMKELNEAYAVLSDTEKRAAYDQLGRGYQPGQEFHPPPNWDAGFEFSSTDTADFGDFFSQLFGKMGAGRARGGPFESQAGFHAQGEDHHAKVLLDIADAFNGAARQISLRVPRMDAGGHVVLDTRTLNVKIPKGVYEGQIIRLAGQGAPGMGNGKPGDLLLEVHFNPHPRLRVDGSNLHMSLPLTPWEAALGAMVPVHLFDTGLKVRIPEGTQSGQQLRLRSKGIPSATPGDLLLDIQVILPPASAPKARELYETMARELAFDPRAQHRS